The Thalassotalea sp. LPB0316 nucleotide sequence GGAGGCTATTGTTTTGAGATACCCGACGACTCGGGTATGACGGTGTTTTTTATTTGGGTATGACGGTGTCCATACAATACATTTCGTCATTCCCGAACGTTGTTATCGGGAATCTATTGGATGGGGGCTATTGTTTTGAGATACCCGACGACTCGGGTATGACGGTGTCCATAAAATACATTTCGTCATTCCCGAATGTTGTTATCGGGAATCTCTTGAATAGGAGGCTATTGTTTTGAGATACCCGACGACTCGGGTATGACGGTGTTTTTTATTTGGGTATGACGGTGTCCATACAATACATTTCGTCATTCCCGAATGTTGTTATCGGGAATCTCTTGGATGGGGGCTATTGTTTTGAGATACCCGACGACTCGGGTATGACGGTGTTTTTTATTTAAGTATGACGTTGTTTTTTATATGAAGATTGCATTGGCTATTTCAAAGGTTTTGCTTGCTTGACCAGATATTGACTATGCTTGAATGTTAGCTAGTCACTATTGTGTTGTAACAACGAGATTGAAAATTTTTCTCAAGTAAGTAGAATCAAGCTATCTCGACAGAGGTCAGACCTCTTTATTAAGGAATGAGTATGACAAAAAATACATTAACAACTCGCAATGGTGAGCGTATCGCAATTGTTGCCGGTTTGCGTACACCTTTTGCTAAACAGGCAACGGCTTATCACGGCGTACCTGCTGTAGACTTAGGTAAGATCGTCGTTAACGAATTAATTAAAAAACACGACTTAGACCCTAAAATTGTTGATCAATTAGTGTTTGGTCAGGTTGTGCAAATGCCAGAAGCACCAAACATTGCGCGTGAAATAGTCTTAGGTACGGGAATGAGTGTCCACACTGATGCCTATAGTGTTTCTCGTGCCTGTGCTACAAGCTTTCAGTCAACCGTTAACGTTGCAGAGTCTATTATGGCGGGTACGGTTGATGTGGGTATTGCTGGTGGTGCTGATTCATCATCGGTTGCGCCAATTGGTGTCTCTAAAAAGCTTGCTAAAACATTACTTGATTTATCGAAAGCGAAAACGTTTGGTCAAAAGTTTGGCCTAATCAAGCAGTTAGGCTTGAAAGATTTGTTACCTGTACCGCCGGCGGTTGCAGAGTACTCAACAGGATTATCAATGGGCCAAACAGCTGAGCAAATGGCGAAAACCCATAATATTTCTCGCGCTGATCAAGATGAATTAGCCCATCGCTCTCATACTTTAGCGACAGAAAACTGGGCTAAAGGTAATTTAGACGGTGAAGTGATGACCGCGCACCCTGAACCTTACAAATTATTTATCGATAAAGATAACTGCATTCGCGAAAACTCAGTACTTGAAGGTTACGCTAAATTGCGCCCGGTATTTGATCGCAAGCACGGCTCTGTTACGGCGGCTAACTCAACACCATTAACCGATGGCGCGGCGGCGATTTTATTAATGCGTGAAGGCCGTGCAAAAGAGCTTGGTTATCAACCGCTTGGTTATATTAAGAGCTTTGGATTTGCCGCTATTGACGTATGGGAAGATATGCTCATGGGGCCAAGTTATGCGACACCGTTAGCACTTAAACGCGCGGGTATGGAGCTTAAAGATTTAGATCTCATTGAAATGCACGAAGCATTTGCCGCACAAGCATTGGCGAATATGAAGATGTTTGGTTCGAAAAAGTTTGCCAATGAGAAATTAGGCCAAGATCACGCGATTGGTGATATCGATATGAGCAAGTTTAACGTGATGGGCGGCTCACTAGCTTATGGTCACCCATTTGCCGCGACCGGCGCGCGTTTAATTACTCAAACACTTAACGAATTAAATCGCCGTGGTGGCGGTGTTGGTTTAACCACAGCATGTGCAGCAGGTGGTTTAGGTGCAGCTATGATTGTGGAGACAGCATAATGACAGAACAAAAACAAAGTGCATTTGAGTTAATCAAACAAGACTCCGGTATTGCGCATCTCGTTATGGATGTGAAAGGCGATACGATGAATACGCTAAAAGCTGAATTTGGCGATGAAATTTCACAAGTATTAGCCGATATTAAAGCCGATACTTCACTAAAAGGTATTGTCCTTGTTAGTGGCAAGCCTGATTCG carries:
- the fadI gene encoding acetyl-CoA C-acyltransferase FadI, whose amino-acid sequence is MTKNTLTTRNGERIAIVAGLRTPFAKQATAYHGVPAVDLGKIVVNELIKKHDLDPKIVDQLVFGQVVQMPEAPNIAREIVLGTGMSVHTDAYSVSRACATSFQSTVNVAESIMAGTVDVGIAGGADSSSVAPIGVSKKLAKTLLDLSKAKTFGQKFGLIKQLGLKDLLPVPPAVAEYSTGLSMGQTAEQMAKTHNISRADQDELAHRSHTLATENWAKGNLDGEVMTAHPEPYKLFIDKDNCIRENSVLEGYAKLRPVFDRKHGSVTAANSTPLTDGAAAILLMREGRAKELGYQPLGYIKSFGFAAIDVWEDMLMGPSYATPLALKRAGMELKDLDLIEMHEAFAAQALANMKMFGSKKFANEKLGQDHAIGDIDMSKFNVMGGSLAYGHPFAATGARLITQTLNELNRRGGGVGLTTACAAGGLGAAMIVETA